The stretch of DNA CCTCCTGCTGACTCACCGCCACGTGGCTCACCTGCATCCCTTCTCCTCCTACCTGTGTCGCCAACCgtgccccgccccccccagcTGGGTCCTCTACCACGAGTTCACCATCTCGCGCGACAACTGCATCCGCATCGCTTCCGAGGTCCACCCGCAGATGTGAGTGGACCTGTGCGACTTGGGATTGTAGAATTTTACACGGTGCTACGGCTAATGCTAAGCTAGGCAATGGCTGTTTTGTACAAATGTGcttcaaattttttaaaagtactGATACTTGAACATAGGGTTAGTAGGTAGGTTTACCAAGTcttaaatttaaatgttaattattaataaaagtaataatatttccaacacattatgaaatgtgtaacattcattttttaacgCATTATTTTTTAAGCTGAAATttaatacacatattttttttttcactgattttttcacattaaaaaacacaagtgaatatcaattattgaaatttgtgtgaattcagatgcaaaaaattcagatacaaaaaaattctgcagcagaaattcagtgccttttaaatctcaaagtctggtgagacagattcgCTTCCATAGAAGCTTTAGTTTGATAAAGAAGCTGCTATTTTATTAGCATTAGAATTCTCCCGTCATCTGCGTCCGaaacagaaagggggaaaattttctgtgttgtgccggatcatttgtgttttccgGCTTTGGTCTGACCCTGAATGCACCACGTACTGGAGGTCAGGAGCTGTCAGTGACTCTCCTCTGCCCCTGCAGGCTGCTGGAGCTCACGCCTCAGTTCTACCTGGGGAACCTGCCGTCGAGCGACGGGAAAGAGCAGCTGACGGAGCTGAGGCAGAGTCTGGAGCGCGACGAGGGCTCGGACGAGCTCGGAAGGACTCGCAGAGACTCTGTTGGGGCGGGCGACGCCCACAGTCAGTCGGACACCGAGCTCTGCGTCGTCCAATGAGACGGAGCCGCTCGGGGAAACGAGGATAAAAAGCCACAACTGTCACTTTTCTGCTTTCTGATCTGAGATTAGTTTTCTTCTGTGAAATCGAATCACTGTGATAATTTCAAATGGACTTTACCTGAAAAACACTTATGTACAGTAACGTGTCGTTAATATATGGTGACCTTTTCATGTTCTCCGTGCTCGTGGTGCGGTTTGTCTtcactgtacatttttaaatgtttttttttaattcatcccAATTTAATGAGGGATTTCTACGTTTCTAAATTATTCAACGAAAACAGTCTCAACACTTCATCGTCATCACAGTGTCGCCGTGGATACAGTGACAAcgataaattaaaatatttttaaataacaacaataaacagcaaaaactgaagaaaaaaattgagggATGTGGAAAAATATATCAAACCACTCACGGGTCGTTTTCGTCAAAAATGCTATTTAAAGCAAATCATACTGAAACCATGTTATCATtgcgtgacctttgacctttgtgcAGCGGCTCCTCAGGGCTCACATGACCTGTGAAAGCACAAAGCTTCTATTTTCAGCTTTTTGATAAACTTTCTCtaaagtttctgtttttcctgcgTCGATCTTCGCTCTGCCTGCTTCTCTGTGACCTCGTGTCAAGAATGACAAACCTCTGTGTGAAGTGGACTCGTGTTCTATGTGATAGGACGAACCTGCCTACGCAGAAAGAGCCTCAAataaagaagattttttttcatgtttcaaaagTCTCAGCTGATATTTTCATTATAAGAGAAGAAGATCAATAAGTAAGAGGACGATTTTTCTTGGGAGGAATTTGCCTTCAAGTGTGGACGGATTGGTTTTGTGAGCTTTGACGCAGAAGCTCGGTCTCGCCAGAGGAAGTAAGAAAGTAAAgctttatttatagagcactatTCAAAATAAGagactttaaagctacagtgtgtaatatttagtatatattgtccataactgtgttcatatgaGTCAAgtatagtgacatgaggtggagcCTCGTACTTAGGTTTGTCTCTACGATTATTGAGTCATGAGAGTCTCTGGCATTACCTCCGCTAGGGAAgttatgtgtttctgtgtaagTGATGACAACGCGTGTTGTACGTCCAAGTTTATTGCACAATCTGTCCATACAGAACAGCCCGGGGGCGGAGCTTCATGCAGTGAATCAACTGTACATGGTGCATCACAGGGGGTTTATTGATCTGATCGTGAAGGCTTCTATTGCTTGCGAGAGACATCTTGGATCTTCTCGTCAGCAGAGGAGATGCCGGTCACGGGCTGCTTCATCAGGGCGGCGTCCCTCATGGCGTGGTACACCTTCTCATCCTCCTTGAACAGCTTCAGCTCCATCTCCGTCTGCGTGCGCATGGACTGAAGACACAAAGACGCAACATTACTGCAAGAATGACATCTGAATATTGAGATTTAGTACAAAGGTTCGAGTGTTGTACCTCCAGGTCCCTGGTGATGGCGTGGTTGGATCCGTGGGTGACAATGAGGATGCCGTAGGCCTTGCAGATCAAGCTGTGGCCCACCTCTATCTGCCCGGCGTGCCAGTGGGTGACGCCCGCCCGCATCATGGCCATGCCCAACTGGGCGTTGTTGGGGTGATACAACTTCCTGTTCAAAAGACGGGAAAGATGATACAAGGATCCTGAGGATCTGAAAGTTGTAGCGACGAAGCGCTCACTCACGTGTATCCCTCCACCATCTTGTGGGCGTAGCCCGCAGCCTCGGAGAAAGAGCGCAGGAACGAAAGCACCTCACTGGCCACGCTGAGCACACGCAGCTTGTAGATGTGAGTGTCAGCCAGGACGTTCTCCTGCCGCCCCAGACACTCGTGACACAACTTCACCACCTGACGGAGGACGGACACCAGAGCGGACAGACGTTTGTTGGCCAGAAGACAACTTCAGAGACAACAGTAGGAGAGGAGCATGGTTTACCTCATGGTAATCCCCCTGAACACGGGACGTCTCGATCTTCTCCAGACTCTCCTTACTGAAGGCCGTCACCTCCTTCACCTTGTCAGATGAGGGCTGAGAGCGAAACAACGAGGAGGAAGAATCAAGacatgaagagatgaagaaataatccattttttgtttgtgaccCAACTCACTGTATTGCCCTCGCTCTCGGCGGCGGCCATCATCAGGTCGTCCTTGGCATGCTGGCTGCAGTGATCGCAGGTGCACTCGAAGTGGAAATGCTCCTTGAGTTTCTTCTGGCGGTCGACGGACACGTTGAGGAAGTCCACGTAGCTGACGGTCAGCTCCGCGCCCTCGGGAACTCTCTCCAGAGCTCGCAGCTCAATTCTGGCAAGAGGAGGACAGGGTGGGTTCTGGTTCTCAGGATCTTTGTCCTACTCGTCTCCATTAACTCCGTCCACCGGCTGCGGTACTTACCTCCTCTGAGAGTGAAGAGCAGAACTCACAGCTGATTGGCTGCGGAGGAAAATAACACTCGGTCAATGTTAGTGCTCGTGTGTGTTACAGGAGGAATTTCAGACAGATTTAGTGACTCagagatttggtgcagcttgattgaatctAACAACTGTTGTTGGTGGAGATATGAATCTCCCGAGAGACATTCTAGTTGTTACATTATTTAGCGAATCATTTGCTGTGTCTTTTTAAGCCGCATCCTGCTGAGTTGGGCGACGTGATGAGATTAGAGTCTGCAGCAccaacctgcagctgctgcagcttgtTAACAGGATCAGTGTCCGTCAACACACAGAACAGTGAAACCACTGGTTCAGTCACGTCTCCCTCCGCTTTATAAAGAGACAGATTCTACTTAGATAAATGGCCGATGTGGATTTTTTACCCCTGAATTTCTGTACTGACTCTCAGAAGGTTGAGTGTGGTTCAAAGTTTGGCCCTTGGTCCTAAATGTAGGACAAAGATCAAGCCTGTGCTGAAGATGTCCATGGTGTCCGTCGTCCTGATTCATTGCACTGGCTTCAAGTTCTGTTCcagcatttaaaaaaggtttacaCCCACAGACGCCGCCATCTTTGTGACCTCAGATACCTACTTGCCGTGGTTGAGGACGACGGTGCAGTTGGGCCAGCAGTCATGGTTCACCAGACACAGGTTTGGGAAGAGGCCCACACCGACGGCCTGCAGGCCTCTCTGATCACTCAGGGTGAATCCATTACACTTGATCTACGAGACAGGAGGACGGTGTAGTTACAGGTTAACTTTGCAATTTGCTGATTTAACTCATGAAGCCTTTGGGAATAACAATAACTATTCCGACTAACGATGCCAAAGATGTGCGAGACAAAGTCGGCCGAGTG from Scophthalmus maximus strain ysfricsl-2021 chromosome 20, ASM2237912v1, whole genome shotgun sequence encodes:
- the smyd1a gene encoding histone-lysine N-methyltransferase SMYD1a, coding for MRTLHTRQHYPSASSSILCVRTMTVGNMESAAVFDAGKKGRGLRATKELSAGEVVFAEPSFAAVVFDSFSSQVCHSCFRRQANLHRCGQCRFAHYCDRTCQTACWDEHKKECGAIRKIGKAPGENVRLAARVLWRMHKSTGVASDSQLIPVEQLEEHVADLPEDEHKKLEVDVNTFLEYWSSGRKKHSADFVSHIFGIIKCNGFTLSDQRGLQAVGVGLFPNLCLVNHDCWPNCTVVLNHGNQSAVSSALHSQRRIELRALERVPEGAELTVSYVDFLNVSVDRQKKLKEHFHFECTCDHCSQHAKDDLMMAAAESEGNTPSSDKVKEVTAFSKESLEKIETSRVQGDYHEVVKLCHECLGRQENVLADTHIYKLRVLSVASEVLSFLRSFSEAAGYAHKMVEGYTKLYHPNNAQLGMAMMRAGVTHWHAGQIEVGHSLICKAYGILIVTHGSNHAITRDLESMRTQTEMELKLFKEDEKVYHAMRDAALMKQPVTGISSADEKIQDVSRKQ